A genomic segment from Paramixta manurensis encodes:
- the era gene encoding GTPase Era, protein MSEQQTHCGFIAIVGRPNVGKSTLLNQLLGQKVSITSRKPQTTRHRIMGIHTEGEYQAIYVDTPGLHMEEKRAINRLMNRAASSSIGDVELVIFVVEGTRWTPDDEMVVNKLKDSKVPVLLAINKVDNVTDKSVLLPHIQFLSQQMDFMDVVPISAESGKNVDTIASIVRKRLPAAEHHFPEDYVTDRSQRFMASEIIREKLMRFLGAELPYSVTVEIERFVTNERGGYDINGLILVEREGQKKMVIGNKGAKIKTIGIEARKDMEEMFEAKIHLELWVKVKSGWADDERALRSLGYVDDL, encoded by the coding sequence ATGAGCGAACAACAAACCCATTGCGGCTTTATCGCAATTGTCGGTCGCCCCAACGTGGGAAAATCTACGTTACTGAACCAGCTTCTGGGGCAGAAGGTTTCTATTACCTCGCGGAAACCGCAAACCACCCGCCACCGTATTATGGGCATTCATACGGAAGGGGAGTATCAGGCGATTTACGTGGATACACCGGGCCTGCATATGGAAGAAAAGCGGGCGATTAACCGGTTAATGAACCGTGCGGCCAGTAGCTCGATCGGCGATGTTGAGCTGGTCATCTTTGTGGTGGAAGGCACGCGTTGGACACCGGATGACGAAATGGTGGTCAACAAGCTGAAAGACAGCAAAGTACCGGTATTGTTGGCAATTAATAAAGTGGATAACGTTACCGATAAATCGGTGCTGTTGCCGCATATTCAGTTCCTTAGCCAGCAAATGGACTTTATGGATGTGGTGCCCATTTCGGCGGAAAGCGGTAAAAATGTCGATACCATCGCCAGTATTGTCCGTAAACGCCTGCCGGCTGCCGAGCATCACTTCCCGGAAGATTACGTTACCGATCGCTCACAACGCTTTATGGCATCCGAAATTATTCGTGAAAAGCTGATGCGTTTTCTGGGCGCGGAATTACCCTACTCGGTTACGGTTGAGATTGAGCGTTTTGTTACCAATGAACGCGGCGGGTATGACATTAACGGCCTGATTTTGGTGGAACGAGAAGGCCAGAAGAAAATGGTCATCGGTAATAAAGGCGCTAAAATCAAAACCATCGGTATTGAAGCGCGTAAAGATATGGAAGAGATGTTCGAGGCGAAGATCCACCTTGAACTGTGGGTAAAAGTGAAGTCCGGCTGGGCGGATGACGAACGTGCATTGCGCAGCCTGGGCTATGTTGACGATCTGTAA